A genomic window from Maridesulfovibrio sp. includes:
- a CDS encoding DsrE family protein, with protein MNNKLNILWTNADPVTAELMVMMYAHNSIRNSWWEDVQVIIWGAPTKLVAEDVHLQQLIADAREAGVKFSACEACADQLGVKSKLEELGIEVKFWGSPLTEIIKKNEHLITV; from the coding sequence ATGAATAACAAATTAAATATCTTATGGACAAATGCCGACCCTGTTACCGCAGAACTGATGGTGATGATGTATGCGCATAACTCGATCAGGAACAGCTGGTGGGAAGACGTACAGGTGATTATCTGGGGTGCGCCAACAAAGTTGGTTGCGGAAGACGTGCATCTTCAGCAGCTGATAGCAGATGCCAGAGAAGCAGGTGTTAAGTTCAGTGCTTGTGAAGCCTGTGCTGATCAGTTGGGAGTCAAGTCCAAGCTTGAAGAACTCGGTATTGAAGTTAAGTTTTGGGGATCACCTTTGACTGAAATAATAAAGAAGAATGAGCACTTGATCACTGTATAG
- a CDS encoding nitroreductase family protein yields MKKNAVLGVNDAILQRHSVRSFTPEAVSSEDIAALIEAARLAPSSLNSQPWRFKVVQDKDILKRFGEKDISRTQSWLAEAGAIIVCCADISGYVKDSQASAFFYRENDLITGDTMDGIDEYVERESSADAYAKFGASAMNVGISASFMMLRAVELGLGTCWVGMYDEQKVKELVGIDSELRVVGLFAVGHPAEVPVQEHSRKEISEILLP; encoded by the coding sequence ATGAAAAAGAATGCGGTTCTTGGAGTTAACGATGCAATTTTACAAAGACATAGTGTGCGGTCCTTCACTCCGGAGGCCGTTAGTAGTGAGGATATTGCTGCATTAATTGAAGCTGCACGCCTTGCTCCTTCCAGCCTGAATTCACAGCCCTGGCGTTTTAAGGTAGTGCAGGATAAAGATATACTGAAAAGATTTGGCGAGAAGGATATCTCCAGAACTCAATCATGGTTGGCTGAAGCCGGGGCTATAATTGTTTGTTGTGCGGACATCTCTGGTTATGTAAAGGATTCTCAGGCCAGTGCTTTCTTTTATCGTGAGAATGATCTGATAACTGGTGATACCATGGATGGGATAGATGAATACGTCGAGAGAGAATCTTCAGCGGACGCTTATGCTAAATTTGGCGCATCGGCTATGAATGTTGGAATTTCAGCTTCTTTCATGATGCTCAGAGCGGTTGAACTTGGTCTCGGAACTTGTTGGGTGGGAATGTATGATGAACAAAAAGTCAAGGAATTGGTGGGCATTGATTCTGAGTTGAGAGTTGTCGGACTGTTTGCAGTTGGACACCCCGCCGAAGTTCCGGTTCAAGAACATAGTCGCAAAGAAATCAGCGAGATCCTGCTCCCTTAA
- a CDS encoding AraC family transcriptional regulator, with product MSAVVRTIRNLVLEGFLNTDVKSGDYQTDIEGVTLYCRQKTQKVENCFYKPSIILVLQGAKRTQIGSEIFEYSKGDIMVMGVDLPASSTILEASVEQPYLSVGVEIDSSVLVNLVQETTFPNFDLSRTAKGIFVQKSDFDLLDAFLRLIKLLKYPERIGVLGPMVIREIHYLLLIGSNGDNLSLFHTVGYKSSQVVRAISMIRDHLKKPFSVDEIAQQLNMASSTFHRHFKQATNMSPLQYLKQLRLHEAQKLMLTEGFNSGRACAAVGYESISQFNREYKRLFGDPPHKDITKLKNNV from the coding sequence ATGAGTGCAGTTGTCCGTACTATCCGTAATCTTGTGCTGGAAGGATTTCTAAATACTGATGTTAAATCAGGAGATTATCAAACAGACATTGAAGGAGTCACTCTCTATTGCAGGCAAAAGACCCAGAAGGTGGAGAATTGTTTTTATAAACCTTCAATAATTTTAGTTCTTCAAGGGGCCAAGCGCACACAAATCGGTAGCGAAATATTTGAATATTCTAAGGGAGATATAATGGTCATGGGGGTGGATTTGCCAGCTTCCAGTACCATTCTTGAAGCCTCAGTTGAGCAGCCATATCTTTCTGTAGGAGTTGAAATCGATAGCTCTGTATTAGTTAATCTGGTTCAGGAAACAACGTTTCCGAATTTTGATTTATCTCGGACAGCCAAAGGTATTTTTGTACAAAAATCAGATTTTGATCTTTTGGATGCTTTTTTGCGGTTAATAAAGCTTCTAAAATATCCTGAACGAATAGGCGTTCTTGGGCCAATGGTAATACGCGAAATACATTATCTTTTATTGATAGGTTCTAATGGTGATAATTTAAGCCTTTTCCATACGGTGGGATACAAAAGCAGCCAAGTAGTACGGGCAATATCTATGATTCGTGATCATTTAAAGAAACCTTTTAGTGTTGATGAAATTGCGCAGCAATTGAATATGGCTTCTTCCACTTTTCATAGACACTTTAAACAAGCTACAAATATGAGTCCATTGCAATATTTGAAACAATTACGACTTCACGAAGCACAAAAGCTTATGCTTACTGAAGGCTTCAATTCCGGTAGAGCGTGTGCTGCTGTTGGTTATGAAAGTATCAGTCAGTTTAACCGTGAGTATAAGCGCCTTTTTGGAGATCCTCCTCATAAGGATATAACTAAATTAAAGAATAATGTATAA
- a CDS encoding BCCT family transporter — translation MTLPFERIDKPTFFGAIFLLLSVVIPLLIFPEEGAQWVEIAKNFMTDKLGILYLAIGMASFFFMVYIVFSDIGQIKLGNLDEDPEFKTGSWAAMLFCGGIGASIMYWATIEWAYYIQKPPFQLEPGSTEAIRWAATYGIFHWGPIAWSIYLVPAIPIAYFYYVRKQPALKVSSALMPVLGEVRSKGWIGKGIDILFVFGLLGGGATTLGLAAPLIGEGLHHLFGLPKTMPSQLGVLLACTALFAYSAYSGMEKGIKVLSNINFWGAIGLLAFILVCGPTIFMLETGLDSLGRMLNNFFIMGTWAEPFGGLGNFRDTHFPQHWTIFYWAWWLVFAPSMGLFVARISRGRTIKQMVAGSIFFGSMGCFLFFMVLGNYGLSLQLSGTLDVVGILNSQGPNEAIFSILGELPLNTLVIAAFTILCLIFTATTFDSISYILASVVQSDVGEDPYRWNRLFWAFALSLMPSILMFMGGISTLQTAAIVGGLPLLIITILLMFSAIRAASLDLTHQKDYVDPVINIEELPDVDPWSEEGKALARFENLKDIAVEAAEAEREANEKIYKLRKAMRYQALNASMNKSEVDQYETEILNNELKILLDEAAEARENKIATSEEAQKARIIFDQLMRDRDQ, via the coding sequence ATGACATTACCTTTCGAGCGTATAGACAAGCCTACTTTTTTTGGAGCAATCTTCCTTCTTTTAAGCGTCGTTATCCCTCTTTTGATATTCCCTGAAGAAGGAGCACAATGGGTTGAAATTGCTAAAAACTTCATGACTGATAAGCTCGGCATTCTATATCTTGCGATCGGCATGGCTTCATTCTTTTTCATGGTATACATAGTATTTTCCGATATCGGTCAGATTAAACTTGGGAATCTGGATGAAGACCCAGAGTTCAAGACCGGGTCGTGGGCGGCCATGCTGTTTTGTGGTGGGATTGGCGCAAGTATCATGTACTGGGCAACTATTGAATGGGCTTATTACATACAAAAGCCGCCATTTCAGCTGGAACCGGGAAGTACTGAGGCCATTAGATGGGCTGCTACTTACGGCATATTTCATTGGGGACCGATTGCCTGGAGTATTTACCTTGTTCCTGCGATACCCATAGCCTACTTTTACTATGTAAGAAAGCAGCCTGCCCTCAAAGTCTCCAGTGCATTGATGCCGGTACTGGGAGAAGTCCGCAGTAAAGGCTGGATAGGAAAGGGCATCGATATACTTTTCGTTTTCGGACTTCTCGGCGGAGGAGCGACAACCCTGGGCCTTGCAGCTCCTTTAATTGGGGAAGGATTGCATCATTTATTCGGTCTGCCCAAAACTATGCCCAGTCAGTTGGGGGTACTGCTGGCATGCACCGCCTTATTCGCATACTCGGCATACTCCGGTATGGAGAAAGGAATTAAGGTTCTAAGTAATATAAACTTCTGGGGTGCAATAGGATTGTTGGCATTTATCCTTGTCTGCGGACCGACAATATTTATGCTTGAGACAGGATTGGATTCCTTAGGCCGTATGCTTAATAATTTTTTCATCATGGGGACCTGGGCAGAACCTTTTGGTGGATTAGGAAATTTTAGAGATACCCATTTTCCACAGCACTGGACTATTTTTTATTGGGCATGGTGGCTTGTATTTGCACCAAGCATGGGCCTTTTCGTCGCCCGTATCTCAAGAGGAAGAACAATCAAGCAGATGGTCGCCGGCTCGATTTTTTTCGGGTCCATGGGATGCTTTCTATTTTTTATGGTTCTCGGTAATTACGGTCTTTCACTTCAACTTTCAGGTACTTTGGATGTAGTCGGCATATTAAATAGCCAAGGTCCGAATGAGGCTATTTTCAGCATTCTTGGCGAATTACCGCTAAATACATTAGTTATCGCTGCATTCACGATTCTCTGCCTAATCTTCACGGCTACGACATTTGACTCCATTTCGTACATTCTGGCTTCAGTTGTGCAATCAGATGTGGGGGAAGACCCATACCGTTGGAACCGACTGTTTTGGGCTTTTGCCCTTTCCCTTATGCCGTCCATCCTAATGTTCATGGGTGGTATCTCCACACTTCAAACGGCTGCAATCGTAGGCGGCCTCCCACTGCTTATAATTACCATACTGCTGATGTTCTCAGCCATCAGGGCAGCTTCTCTGGATCTGACACATCAGAAGGACTATGTAGACCCGGTCATCAATATCGAAGAATTGCCCGATGTCGATCCATGGTCGGAAGAAGGCAAAGCTTTAGCCCGCTTTGAAAATCTCAAAGATATTGCCGTGGAAGCAGCAGAGGCCGAGCGTGAAGCTAATGAAAAAATCTATAAACTAAGAAAGGCTATGCGCTATCAAGCTCTTAACGCATCAATGAACAAATCTGAAGTGGACCAATACGAAACAGAGATCCTGAATAATGAGTTAAAGATTCTGTTAGATGAAGCCGCAGAAGCGCGGGAAAATAAAATAGCAACTTCTGAAGAAGCTCAAAAAGCCAGAATTATTTTCGACCAGCTTATGCGCGACAGGGATCAGTAA
- a CDS encoding two-component system response regulator: protein MTSHEKQTVLIVDDVPQNLDLLYEVLKDRYRVKAAMNGTKAVEILFSSEPPDIVLLDVMMPEMDGYEVCRRIKADLRSMKIPVIFVTAMGEEQDETYGFELGAVDYITKPINPAIVLARVKTQLALYNQSQHLEELVQERTKVIYATRQDIVRSLGIAARYKDNETGAHIKRMSIFCQIIAKNIGMKDSEGNILLNAAPMHDIGKIGIPDSILTKPGKLDKAEWEIMKTHTTIGGAILGEHDYDLMKVANRVVLNHHERWDGSGYPAGLRGEEIPIEGRISAIADVFDALTSKRPYKEAWPVDKACDYIWNGRGSHFDPRLVDAFKASLDKILIIKEQYSEDD from the coding sequence ATGACTTCTCACGAAAAACAAACAGTGTTAATTGTTGATGACGTTCCTCAGAACCTGGATCTTCTGTATGAAGTGCTTAAAGACCGCTACAGAGTGAAGGCCGCCATGAACGGAACTAAGGCCGTAGAGATTCTCTTTTCCAGTGAACCGCCGGATATTGTGCTGCTTGATGTCATGATGCCCGAAATGGACGGATATGAGGTGTGTAGAAGAATAAAGGCGGATTTGCGCAGCATGAAAATTCCTGTAATTTTTGTAACAGCTATGGGAGAAGAGCAGGATGAAACATATGGATTTGAACTTGGTGCTGTTGATTATATAACAAAACCGATTAATCCTGCCATCGTTCTGGCAAGGGTGAAGACCCAGCTTGCGTTATATAATCAAAGCCAGCACTTGGAAGAACTGGTTCAGGAACGGACCAAAGTAATTTATGCGACGCGTCAGGATATTGTTCGCAGCCTCGGTATTGCAGCAAGATACAAGGATAACGAAACCGGAGCGCATATTAAGCGTATGAGCATATTTTGTCAGATTATTGCTAAAAATATAGGTATGAAGGACTCTGAAGGAAATATTTTGCTCAATGCCGCTCCCATGCACGATATCGGTAAGATCGGCATACCCGATTCCATTCTGACTAAGCCGGGCAAGCTTGATAAAGCAGAATGGGAGATTATGAAAACCCATACAACAATCGGTGGAGCAATTCTCGGCGAACATGATTACGATTTAATGAAGGTAGCAAATCGGGTAGTTCTGAATCATCATGAAAGATGGGATGGCTCTGGCTATCCTGCAGGACTGCGCGGGGAGGAGATACCAATAGAAGGAAGGATTTCGGCTATTGCAGATGTATTTGATGCTTTGACTTCGAAACGCCCGTATAAAGAAGCATGGCCGGTTGATAAAGCTTGTGATTATATCTGGAATGGGCGGGGTAGTCATTTCGACCCACGACTGGTGGATGCCTTCAAGGCTAGTTTAGATAAGATCCTTATAATCAAAGAGCAGTACTCTGAAGATGACTAG